In Gossypium raimondii isolate GPD5lz chromosome 12, ASM2569854v1, whole genome shotgun sequence, a single window of DNA contains:
- the LOC105765597 gene encoding embryo-specific protein ATS3B, translating to MKMSKASVVLLYFGFIFIHCEAKSIREKPQAFESFNVSYIQNLGSCSYSVVFTTSCSSTSYTRDQISIAFGDAYGNQIYVPRLDDPASRAFEQCSSDKFEIKGPCAYQICYVYLYRTGPDGWKPEQVKIYGYNSRAVTFYYDTFIPGDTWYGFNYCNSASSSHRWIGQTSFLFVVLWFVLYALI from the exons atgaaaatgAGTAAAGCATCAGTTGTTTTACTCTATTTTGGCTTCATATTCATCCATTGTGAAGCTAAATCGATCAGAGAAAAGCCTCAAGCTTTTGAGTCCTTCAATGTCAGTTATATACAG AATTTAGGGAGCTGTTCTTACTCGGTGGTTTTTACAACGAGCTGTTCATCAACTAGTTACACTCGAGATCAAATCAGTATTGCTTTCGGTGATGCCTATGGTAACCAG ATATATGTGCCGAGGTTGGATGATCCAGCGTCTAGGGCATTTGAACAATGTTCTTCAGATAAGTTTGAGATTAAAGGACCATGTGCGTATCAGATCTGCTATGTTTATCTCTACCGAACTGGACCAGATGGTTGGAAGCCGGAGCAGGTGAAGATTTATGGCTATAATTCAAGGGCTGTTACATTTTACTATGACACCTTCATTCCAGGTGACACTTGGTATGGATTTAATTATTGCAATAGCGCTTCTTCTTCGCATCGATGGATTGGCCAGACATCGTTCTTATTTGTTGTTCTTTGGTTTGTACTCTACGCACTCATATAA
- the LOC105765593 gene encoding xyloglucan galactosyltransferase XLT2, with the protein MLPIHSPKPPSSTTKATTTPELNSIERKNTSSSFRSQNSFVFPNSNRLWLLLVIVSLQIIILLMARGLPLSHRRTHFPSPLSYDHKPVQNPANFSTHRSKSANISISSTVSSPPDRCSSGRIFVYDLPAVFNRELLDNCADLDPWHSRCEALSNGGFGREAAGLSGVIPEGLVPAWYWTDQFAMEVIYHNRVLSHECRTTEPDSAMAFYIPFYAGLAVGKYLWLGYSSKDRDRYCEMMLEWIKDQPYWNRSDGWDHFMTMGRITWDFRRSKNEDWGSSCIYMPGMRNITRLLIERNPWDYFDVVVPYPTGFHPRSNSDIVQWQNFVRNRRRKTLFCFVGAPRAAIKNDFRGLLLNHCKNASGSCKAADCTGSRCSNGTSVILQTFLDSDFCLQPRGDSFTRRSVFDCMIAGSIPVFFWHRTAYLQYQWFLPNDPKSYSVFIHRDLVKNGTSSIKTVLQSYSKQEINQMREKVIQYIPKLVYAKPEKGLNNTKDAFDIAIDGVLKRIKEQEQPGFKWK; encoded by the coding sequence ATGCTTCCGATTCACTCCCCAAAACCCCCTTCTTCGACGACGAAAGCCACAACCACACCTGAATTGAACTCAATCGAACGCAAAAACACGTCGAGTTCTTTCCGGTCACAAAATTCTTTCGTTTTCCCCAACAGTAATCGCTTATGGCTTCTTCTCGTCATCGTGTCGTTACAAATAATCATCCTCCTTATGGCTCGTGGCCTCCCTCTTTCTCACCGCCGTACCCATTTTCCTTCCCCTTTGTCTTACGATCATAAACCCGTTCAAAATCCGGCTAACTTTTCAACACATCGTTCAAAATCCGCCAACATTTCGATTTCCTCCACCGTTTCTTCTCCACCCGACCGGTGTTCGTCGGGTCGGATATTTGTTTACGACTTGCCGGCTGTTTTTAACAGGGAGTTGTTGGATAACTGTGCGGATTTAGACCCATGGCACTCGCGTTGTGAGGCTTTGTCAAACGGTGGGTTCGGGAGGGAAGCCGCCGGATTATCCGGCGTCATACCGGAGGGTTTGGTTCCAGCTTGGTACTGGACTGACCAGTTCGCCATGGAAGTTATTTACCACAACCGTGTCTTGAGCCACGAATGCCGGACGACGGAGCCGGATTCCGCGATGGCGTTTTACATCCCGTTTTATGCCGGACTCGCTGTCGGAAAATACTTGTGGCTTGGGTATAGTTCGAAAGATCGTGATCGGTACTGTGAGATGATGTTGGAATGGATAAAGGATCAACCGTACTGGAACCGTTCCGACGGCTGGGATCATTTCATGACGATGGGTCGTATCACGTGGGATTTTCGGCGGTCTAAAAATGAAGATTGGGGTTCCAGCTGTATTTACATGCCGGGTATGAGGAACATCACACGGCTTTTAATTGAACGGAACCCTTGGGACTATTTCGACGTTGTCGTCCCTTACCCAACCGGATTCCATCCAAGATCCAATTCAGATATCGTCCAATGGCAAAACTTCGTCCGTAACCGCCGCCGTAAAACCCTCTTTTGCTTCGTCGGAGCTCCCCGCGCCGCCATCAAGAACGATTTCAGAGGCTTACTCCTCAACCATTGCAAAAACGCTTCGGGTTCATGCAAAGCCGCGGATTGCACCGGCAGCCGTTGTTCCAACGGCACCTCCGTCATCCTGCAGACATTTTTAGATTCCGATTTTTGTCTCCAACCCAGAGGCGACAGCTTCACCCGCCGGTCCGTCTTCGACTGTATGATCGCCGGTTCGATCCCGGTCTTTTTCTGGCATCGAACAGCTTACCTTCAATACCAATGGTTCTTACCCAATGACCCCAAATCATACTCTGTTTTCATCCACCGTGACTTAGTCAAAAACGGTACCTCCTCCATTAAAACCGTTCTTCAAAGTTACAGCAAACAAGAAATAAACCAAATGAGGGAGAAAGTGATTCAATACATTCCCAAATTAGTTTATGCAAAACCCGAAAAGGGTTTAAACAATACAAAGGATGCATTCGATATCGCCATCGATGGAGTTTTGAAGAGAATTAAAGAACAGGAGCAGCCTGGATTCAAATGGAAATGA